One part of the Coturnix japonica isolate 7356 chromosome 24, Coturnix japonica 2.1, whole genome shotgun sequence genome encodes these proteins:
- the IL10RA gene encoding interleukin-10 receptor subunit alpha, whose amino-acid sequence MALCAALPLCVALLLTQPAHGELRLKPTRVRFVAEMVYHLLQWEPGRDAPSDVRYDVEHKVYGTNSPWTAVPNCMKIHEHSCDLTYYTLDPSLRYYARVRAVLGNHTSDWKRTNAFSPKEASLRLSGQSLTVMDNSIHVQLQLLLRAGNRTVKYDDIQKHARRYRVFIRRAWDNQTYEVWETAPEFDIHNLFWNTEYCISVEPDVASRNIPATRTAEQCVTIGHRDRSAELIPITVSSFAIVFFLLGILGALLVCMYLKKPMRPPSVLKSIIKQSSLWVDQEASSLGSTDAVQQLFLCQKEPQHHGAPSTMGTDQPPTEKSGLLPAWPKEQAVGSRDSSCTSTDSGICMHSSSSSSSSSSSSSSELSHSENRGYKQQLPVGDDSGVSLESPAGSLMEATHGAKPDFCPATEQDSPQEVEFRGYLQQSKGTVELRQGQADVGTLWACAGAPWGSAGTDIVLDMDCMELPVAKGYLKQSSPECLCSHTPVLAAPGSPMLTYGAPLASKVPLDLGIFDTDLLGTLPLISSLSSNEWLTVQTNSLSILSRDSKDSRL is encoded by the exons ATGGCCCTCTGCGCTGCCCTGCCCCTGTGTGTAGCTCTGCTGCTCACTCAACCAGCACACG GTGAGCTACGGTTAAAGCCCACACGCGTGCGCTTCGTGGCGGAGATGGTTTACCAcctgctgcagtgggagccAGGCCGTGATGCTCCCAGCGACGTCCGCTACGACGTGGAGCACAAAGT CTATGGCACTAACAGTCCATGGACTGCTGTCCCAAACTGCATGAAGATCCACGAGCACAGCTGTGACCTCACCTACTACACCCTGGATCCCTCCCTGCGCTACTACGCCCGGGTGCGAGCTGTGCTTGGAAACCACACATCTGACTGGAAAAGGACCAATGCCTTCTCCCCAAAGGAAG CCAGCCTGCGCCTGTCTGGCCAGAGCCTGACTGTGATGGACAACAGCATCCAcgtgcagctgcagctgctgctccggGCAGGGAACCGCACTGTGAAGTACGATGACATCCAGAAGCACGCCAGGCGGTACCGGGTGTTCATCCGGCGGGCATGGGACAACCAGACG TATGAAGTGTGGGAGACTGCCCCAGAATTCGACATTCACAACCTCTTCTGGAACACTGAATACTGCATCAGTGTGGAGCCTGATGTGGCCAGCCGGAACATCCCTGCCACGCgcactgctgagcagtgtgTCACCATTGGCCACAGAGACA GAAGTGCAGAACTCATCCCCATCACTGTCAGCTCCTTCGCCATCGTCTTCTTCCTTCTGGGCATCCTTGGGGCTCTGCTGGTCTGCATGTATCTAAAGAAACCCATGAGGCCACCATCCGTCCTG AAGTCCATAATAAAGCAGAGCTCGCTCTGGGTGGATCAGGAGGCCTCATCCTTGGGGAGCACggatgcagtgcagcagctgttcCTGTGCCAGAAAGAGCCCCAGCACCACGGTGCCCCCAGCACCATGGGCACAGACCAGCCACCAACAGAAAAGAGTGGCTTGCTGCCAGCATGGCCCAAGGAGCAGGCAGTGgggagcagggacagcagctgcaccagcacagaCAGCGGCATCTGCATGCAttcttcctcctcatcttcatcttcatcttcatcctcctcctctgagCTGAGCCACTCCGAGAACCGTGGctacaagcagcagctgcctgttgGTGATGACAGTGGTGTGAGCTTGGAGAGCCCTGCTGGGAGCCTCATGGAAGCTACACACGGAGCAAAGCCTGACTTCTGCCCTGCCACAGAGCAGGACAGCCCACAGGAGGTGGAGTTCCGTGGGTACCTGCAGCAGTCCAAGGGCACGGTGGAGCTGAGGCAGGGACAAGCTGATGTGGGGACACTCTGGGCCTGTGCAGGAGCCCCTTGGGGCTCAGCTGGCACCGACATTGTGCTGGATATGGACTGCATGGAGCTGCCAGTGGCCAAAGGATACCTGAAGCAGTCCTCCCCTGAGTGTCTCTGCAGCCACACACCAGTCCTGGCTGCCCCAGGGTCTCCTATGCTGACCTATGGGGCTCCCCTGGCCTCCAAGGTCCCCCTCGATCTGGGCATCTTTGACACTGACCTGCTGGGGACGCTGCCGCTCATCTCCAGCCTCAGCTCCAATGAGTGGCTCACGGTGCAAACCAACTCGCTGAGCATACTCAGCAGGGACAGCAAGGACAGCCGCCTGTGA